ATCTGGCCGGTGGCGCAAAAGACGCAGCCCATGGCGCAACCGGCCTGGCTGCTGATGCAGGCGGTGTGGCGGCCATCGTAGCCCATCAGCACCGTCTCAGTCGTCTGGCCGTCGCGGTGGCGCAGCAGGAACTTCCGGGTCAGGCCGTCGGAACTGTGCGTCTCATCCACCACGACCGGGGCATCGAGGAAGAACGTCTTCCCCTCCCCCACGTGCGCGGCCACCCACTCCTTCAGCGGCGGGGAAAAGTCGCGCGACTCCAGGTCCAGCTCGTTTTCCCGCTGCACCGCACGCCACAGCGCCTTCGCGTGGTGCGGGTTCACCCCGGAGGCACGCAGCTCCGCCTCGATCTCGGAGAAGCCGAGATCGTGCAGGGAACGCGGTGCGGGAAGACTCATGCGGCAGCCCCTCCATCCCCGCGACTCGCGGCCGCATCAAGACAGATTTCTCCGCGCGGTCCCGGTTTCACCGGAGATACTTCGTTTCCCGTGCCACCTCCGGGCCGGTTCTTCCCCCGCTCACCCCGTGAAAAAAAGGAAAGCACCGGCCCTAGCGGCCGGTGCCTTTTTGGTTACCCTTGTGTTACCCGGGAAAGGTCTCAGTTCTCCGTGCCGCTCACCCGGACGAATTTCCTGCCGCCATCGATCGGCACGATGGCCTCCATGCGCGTGTAGCCTGCCGGGACACCGGTCTGGTCGGCAGCGGCGGCGGGCGTCACGCCGCTGGCGGCCCATGACGCCCCGGCCATGGTCGCGCTCTCCTGGAGCTGGTAAACCACCCCCGTGGTCCGCTGCTTCCAGCGGACGATGAGATTTGCGCCCGAGCGCGTCACCTGCACCAGCGAACCATCGGCAGCCACCGGCGATCCCCCGAAGAGGAATTCGCTCTCGTTCGTGAAGCCGTCGCCATCGGGATCATCGGCACGGTCGCGGTCGGCGGGATTCGCGATCTGGGCCGACCAGACGTCGTAGGGATTCCCCGGAGCCCCGCCGAGGACGAGCAGGGTGCCCGTCCCCTCCAGACGATCGCTCGTATTCAGCGCGCCGGAGCCGATCGCGCCCCACACCCCGGCCGCCGCCGGTGTGCCCGCGAGCGTGAGCGCATCGATGGTGTCCTGCGTGCCATGGTTCAACCTCAGCAAGGCACCCGCCGCGACGGTGACATGGCTGGTGTCGGAGAAGAACGGAGCGTCGATGATGAGGCGGCCACCTTCCACTGTGGTATTGCCGGTGTAGGCGACATTGCCGGGCGATGCAGCGGCGGTGATGGTGACATCATTCCCGTGGAGCTTCGTGAGATTCGCACTGCCGGTGACGGGCCCGCCGAGGACCATGGCACCTCCGGCAGAGTCCAGGCTGACGCTCCCCTGGAGGGCGATGCCGCCGCTCCAGGTGCCCGTGCCGTTCCCCTGATTGTGCAGCGTGCCGCCGCTCTCCACGATCACGGGTGTGGCAATATTCAGCGCGCCGTAGGTGCCCGCACGCGCGCCCGTCTTCACGGTGAGGGTGCCCGTCGCGCCGCCCCAGGCGTTCGCGGTGTTTTCCGCCCACGCGGTGCCGGTCTGGATCACGTAATGGATCGGCGTGGCGCTGGCATCGCCACGGAATGCCATGTCACAGGTGCCCACCTTCGTCAGCGTGTGGCCGTTTCCGGTGACGATGCCGCCACCCGGGCCCACGTCGAAGCGGCCACCATCGCTGCCGATCGTGGCATTTCCGGTCAGCGTCAGGTTCTTCACGCTGGAGGTGAAGAGCAGGCCGGTGACCGATGAATTGATGATCGCGCCCGCACCCCCGGGGCCGCTGCCGCCGAGCGTGTAGGAGTGGATCGCGCCGGGTGCCCGGCCATTCAGGTCCACCTGAGCGCCCGCCGCCACCGTGATGCCGGAGCTGGTGCCAAATGACTGCGTGTCCGCCATCTTCAGCACGCCCGAATTCACGACGATGGGACCGGTGAAGGAACTGAGCGTCCCTCCGAGACTGACGGTCCCGGTGCCATTCACCACGAATCCGGTGCCGCCGCCGAATCCTGAACCAATGCCATTCACCTCCCAGTCCTGCGCGCCTGCGAAGGTCACCGTGCCCGCCTGGATCATCCCGCTCAAAAGTACGGTGGTCACCGTACTTGAGTCGTCGAAGGTGACGTGGTCATTCGTCGCGAAGGCTGCCGGGGCATTGGCCGAGTCCTTGAAATTCAGCTCCGGGAAACCGGTTCCCCAGAATTCATTGTCGCGGCCCGTCCAAGTGAGCTGCTGCCCCACGGGCAGGGAGCCCACGCGGATCACCCCGCTGCCGGCGAAGTGGACATCGTCGATATGCTGCGCCATCGACCCCGAGGAACCCCAGGTGCCGGAGGTGTGGACCGTATTCCCGATCCTCAGTTCGCCCACGACATCCTCGATGCCGTGCGTCAGGTCGAGCAGCGCATTCGCCCCGATGGTGAGGGTGCTGTCATCGTGGAGGGAAGCGGTGCCCATCACCATGACGCCCGCGGCCACGGTCGTGTCTCCCGCGTAGGCATTCGCGCCGGTCAGGAACAAGGTGCCCTCTCCCAGCTTCTCGATGCCACCGGTGCCGGACATCACGTTCGTGATGGTGGCGTCATTGCCATCGGTATCGAATCTCAGGCCCCCGTCCAGCAACGCGACGTGGATACCCTGGAGGAAATTCGAGTTGTTCGCGTGCGCCATGGCTTTCAGCGTGCCGCCGTTCGCATTGAGCACGTTCGCCGTGGCGGAGGCGGCCACGGTGGTCGAGCCGAGGCGGATGGAGCCCGTGGAAATGGTGCCACCATTCAGGTTCACGATGCCCGTGATGGCGCTCGCCGCATTCTCGCCGCCGATCACGATGCGGTCGGCCTTCATGGTCGCTCCGCCGCCGATGGTGAGCGTGCCCTTGTTCCCCGCGGTGTTGCCGAATTGCCCGACGACGAACGAGTAGCCAGTGGCATTGAACTGCGCGGTGTCCCCGAGCGTGAGGCTGCCGGTGCCGCCGTTGTTGCCGAGGAAAGCATTCGCGGTGCCGGTGCCGATCGCATTGAAGATCGCGTCGCCGGACAAGGTGACATGCCCGATGCCGCCACCTGCGGCACCGATGCGGAGCTGGGGCGAGGCCGTGCTGAAAGTACCACCGCTCATCACGATGCTGCCGGTGCCATTGCTCGAGCTCCCGAGCTGGAGCTGCCCCGTGCCGGTGTGGCTGAAGCTGCCGGAGGAAACGACGATCGCGCCATTCGCCCCGCCCGCTACGCCGATGTTCATGGCGGAGCCGCTGTGGGTGGCCGAGCCGCCCATGACATTGAAGCGCGCGTTGTTGCCATTGCCCCACGGAAAGGCACCCGTGGTAACGGTGCCGCCGCTGAGATTGTAGGTCGGATTCCGCGACCCGCCGCCACCGCCGAAGCCGAGCGAATTCAGCGTGAGCGAGCCGCCGCTTTGATTGAAGACGGTGGCCCCGCTGCCGAGGTTCAGGTTGAGCGCATTCAGCGTCACGGTGCCGTCGAAGTGTATCACCGAGTTCACACCGTCGGACGAGGCATTGTCGGACGCACCGCCGGGCACGTTCACGCCGCCGGTCCAGTTCGCGGCATCGGCGTATTTGCCGTTGTTTCCGGCGATCCAACTGTTGCTGGCAGCGAAGGCGCTGCCGCCACAAAAGGCGAGGGAGGTGGCGAGGCGCAGCAGGCTCGCGCGGGTACGTGGGTTCGTGATGGATTTCATGGGTTCGGGTCAGGTGCGCCGGGGAAAAACGGGCGCGAGGGTTCAGGGTCGGGTCTGGGGCTTGAGCTTGGGTAGGGCAGTCCCCGGAAAGCTGGGCCCCTTGGGTGAGGGCGGAGCCAAGGAGCCGCTTGGGCGGTCCCGGAGATTGGGGCCAGAGTCACGCCCGCCCCCCGGCTGGCAATCCCACGACCCCCGCGCGGCCCATTTCCGGCCATTTTCCGCCCCTCACCGCGAAATCGGCTCGTTTTCAATCACTCGCAAGAGTGAGTCCCCTCCCAAAGTCGACGCGTGAAGACCTGTCGGCTCACTGCGTGAGGCCGGTACAGGCGGGGAAATCGACCACCAGGCTCCGGCCCGCAGTCCGCCTCGTGCTCCGAAAACCCCACACACAGGCATCCACATGTGTATAACCTCTCTCTCCATCAACAATTTAGACCCTCCAAACACCCCCATCATCATAAAAAATTCACACTATTCTTCTTGATGGAGACATGTTTCGTGGAAGTTTCGCCCCTCCTTCCCGGAAGGAACCCAAGCCTCCTCTCCCTCCATTGAACCCATCTCCATCGCGCTTCGTGCGCCTCGCTGTAGCATTGTGTCTGCTGGTACCGCTGTATGGCCGCACCTGGACAGACGTACAAGGCAGGAAAATCGAAGGCGATCTCGTGACATCAACTGCCATCGACGTGACCCTGAAACTCACGGGGGGCAGAAGTGTCACCTTCCCCATAAGTCGCCTTTCACAGAGCGATCAGGACTTCATCAAGGAGGCTGCAGTCAGCGGAGACGCCGACAAGCCCGCTGATGAGGCAGACAAGGGGAACTTCGACTCCCCGTGGCCCGACAAGATACGCTTTTCGGAAGATCCCCAGATCCGGGTGATTTCCGAGGACAAGGAGGAAAAGCGCTTCATCTACGAAAGCGCCAACTACCGCTTCGTCTGTGACGTGCGCCTGTCCCAGCAGGTGGTGAAGGGCTTCGCGGTGATGTTCGAGTCCACGTATCAATACTGCCGGGCCCTGCCACTCGGGCTCTCCGGAGGGAAATTGACGGACGGGAAATATCAGATCCTCCTTTTTGAAACGAAGGAAACCTACGTGGAAGCGGGTGGGCCGCCCTCCAGCGCCGGCGTCTTCATGAGCGGGCGGGGCGTGGTGATGGTGCCCCTCACCAGCCTGGGTGTCCGCCCGGTCGGCAGCGGATACATGCTGGATCGCGACCAGACCAGCGGCACCCTGATCCACGAGATCACCCATCAGCTCACCCCGGAGGAATATTTCGAGTCCGGCCCGCTGGGGTGGTTCAGCGAAGGCATCGCCGAATACACGACCGCCACTCCCTATCGCTCCGGAGCCTTCAAGGTGAAGGGGAACTTCGACGACATCACCGACTATGCCACGGACTACGGCAAGGACTCGAATGGCGGGCGCGCGCTGGGCCAGAAGATCAAGGCACCGTCCCTGAAAGACTTCTTCCTGATGGGCTACTCGCAATTCGCGGGCAACAATGCGAATTTCAACTACGGCCTGGGGCTGCTCCTCACCACCTACTTCCTGCATCTGGATGGCGACGGTGATGCAGCGCGCATGAAGGATTTCCTCAAGGCCTTGCGGGCGGGCGAGGATGGCGAGGATTCCCTGAAATACCTGCTGGACGGTCGCACCTACGAGCAACTGGAGACGGCGATCTCAAAGGCGTGGAAGCGCAAGGGAATCGATATCGAATTCGGCCAGGCGGAAAGCTCAAGCGACGGAGACGAGGACGAGTGAAAGCCAGCCGACGCGCTCGGCGAACCACCACAGACCGGCGAGGGCGAGCGCGACGCAGGCCCAGCGGCGGAAGTGTGGCCACGCGCGGCTCTCATGCCAGCGCAAGGTCGCCAGCCAAGCCGCGGCGATCACGATCCCCTGACCGATCTCCACGCCCAGATTTTCAGCCACCAGCGCGATGGTATGCGCGAGGGAACTTCTCCTTACTTCCAAAAGCCCGCACCGGTCGGGTCATGCCCGGTAAGAAGCCGTCTGAAAAATAACTCATGCTGCAATTCTCGCCAGCATGCGCCTCGACATCGACAGGTGGATGAGGGCCTTGGAGTGATCCATTCGCACCTCGTGATCGCGAATGAGTCGTCGTGACTGAATCAGCCAGCTGAACGTCCGCTCCACGATCCAACGCTTTGGCAGGATCTCAAAACCCTTCGCCTTGTCGCTGCGCCTGACAATCTCCAGATCGATCTGCCGGTGCCGGTCCAACCG
The window above is part of the Luteolibacter flavescens genome. Proteins encoded here:
- a CDS encoding beta strand repeat-containing protein, coding for MKSITNPRTRASLLRLATSLAFCGGSAFAASNSWIAGNNGKYADAANWTGGVNVPGGASDNASSDGVNSVIHFDGTVTLNALNLNLGSGATVFNQSGGSLTLNSLGFGGGGGSRNPTYNLSGGTVTTGAFPWGNGNNARFNVMGGSATHSGSAMNIGVAGGANGAIVVSSGSFSHTGTGQLQLGSSSNGTGSIVMSGGTFSTASPQLRIGAAGGGIGHVTLSGDAIFNAIGTGTANAFLGNNGGTGSLTLGDTAQFNATGYSFVVGQFGNTAGNKGTLTIGGGATMKADRIVIGGENAASAITGIVNLNGGTISTGSIRLGSTTVAASATANVLNANGGTLKAMAHANNSNFLQGIHVALLDGGLRFDTDGNDATITNVMSGTGGIEKLGEGTLFLTGANAYAGDTTVAAGVMVMGTASLHDDSTLTIGANALLDLTHGIEDVVGELRIGNTVHTSGTWGSSGSMAQHIDDVHFAGSGVIRVGSLPVGQQLTWTGRDNEFWGTGFPELNFKDSANAPAAFATNDHVTFDDSSTVTTVLLSGMIQAGTVTFAGAQDWEVNGIGSGFGGGTGFVVNGTGTVSLGGTLSSFTGPIVVNSGVLKMADTQSFGTSSGITVAAGAQVDLNGRAPGAIHSYTLGGSGPGGAGAIINSSVTGLLFTSSVKNLTLTGNATIGSDGGRFDVGPGGGIVTGNGHTLTKVGTCDMAFRGDASATPIHYVIQTGTAWAENTANAWGGATGTLTVKTGARAGTYGALNIATPVIVESGGTLHNQGNGTGTWSGGIALQGSVSLDSAGGAMVLGGPVTGSANLTKLHGNDVTITAAASPGNVAYTGNTTVEGGRLIIDAPFFSDTSHVTVAAGALLRLNHGTQDTIDALTLAGTPAAAGVWGAIGSGALNTSDRLEGTGTLLVLGGAPGNPYDVWSAQIANPADRDRADDPDGDGFTNESEFLFGGSPVAADGSLVQVTRSGANLIVRWKQRTTGVVYQLQESATMAGASWAASGVTPAAAADQTGVPAGYTRMEAIVPIDGGRKFVRVSGTEN
- a CDS encoding transposase, which translates into the protein RLDRHRQIDLEIVRRSDKAKGFEILPKRWIVERTFSWLIQSRRLIRDHEVRMDHSKALIHLSMSRRMLARIAA